A region of the Plasmodium vinckei vinckei genome assembly, chromosome: PVVCY_11 genome:
GAAAATACtgttcttctttttttcaaattttttgttttctttttcatataatagaattttataaaaagaaacTGTATGAAGGAATAAAAGGGAATAAGCACAGAATGGATAGAGACAATGCTATTTTAAGCGaccaaataaaatatgaccATTTTAATAGAACAATTGaagaagaatataaaaagaaatttttacaaaattataaagtaGACGAATATTTTGAGGATACTACATTTGCAACAACAAATAAAtcagataataaaaatacacaaattaaagaaaaaagtaaaaaagaaaaattatttttatacaaaattatatcacCTATATTAGATTTAggaaaacatttttattcatcATTAACTTTAATATATGAACCCAAGTTATATCACCtttctgtttttttaactttattATGgggttataaaaatattaaatatataaataaattattagtacataaatataatgatatacaTTATCAAGTAACTCGACCAGATTCTTTAAATAGTCGACACAAAGCTTTTAAAGTTTTAGCAATTGGTGGATCTGTCATACCATGCTCAATTATTGCACTTtcaatatatgatataaaaaaagaaaaaaataattcattgTTCATGCAAAATATAGAATCAACATTTTCTAACCGCAATACTAATCAACTCATACCATACACAGTCAAAAGGAATCTATCCAAAAAGGTTTAcacatttatattcatttctTATGCTcgtatacatatgtatataaatccaacattctttcatttttttttttacactgTAGGTCCAATGCTTAAAGGAAAAACTCCTATTCTTTGCTAAAGATTTAgcagaaaataataattttaaaaaattatcaaatgAATATCATACCAATATTAACAAGCGACTAAACAGCcactattttaaaaaagacaaaatgAATTAGCTAGCTATTCCCCTATCCAATAATATATCTCatcctattttttttgtactcatttatttatcgaaatatttttttcgtttaagttttgttttatactttttgctatttgttttaaatgCTCACTTCCTGATAAATTTGCCcctaaaaaattatatacaaaattaaaaaaaaaaatgaatgaatatttacactatttatcatatacaactgtataaaatatattttttttttgtaataataaaacaaaccAAGATAggaatgaaaattataaggGTTCAGATTGTTGATAGGTTCACCATTTCTATAAATACAATCAAAATCTCCAATCCTGTCCATTTGTGatatattgtatttttcaatatttattaaagtCATTAATTCGTCTAagatattaaattttaaattataatccTCTTTAGTATTTGAAGAAAAAGATGGAGAAGAATTTACTTCAATTAACCATggttttaaattattatcaataaGTATATCAAAACCATATAATTCAAAACAAtgtttatcatttattataattttatggaCAGCTAAAAATGATTGTATTATacaattttctatattttttattaaatccattattttattatatccatACCTattaatcatatatataaataattccCTTATAAACCATTTTCCTCCTACATTATCATCATAACCTTctgcatttttttgtattgcTACATTTGTTAAATGCATtgttatatcatttatattatttttctcatttttaaaatatctaTGAGAAAATCGAGCAAACCCACTcctatgtatataaatagttaGTGGGTAATATGACAAAattaatgcatataaacGTATATCAAATTTCTTTCCTCCAATTAATAAAGGATTAGGAATATATTCTTGTGCGACATATAGCTCAAGCTTATCACGTTCATTTTCCTTTCCCTTGTCCTTGTCCTTGTCTTTATCTCGATCCTTTACCTTCtctttatctttttcattttctctGGCCCTATCTTCACTGATCCTATTTTTAGCACCATTACTCCAGTCTTTTATTTGAgaaattttatcaaaaagaaaaattccTTTTCCTTGAGATTTTCCAATCGGTTTCATGATCCATACTcgattacttttttttttatattcctctaaaaatattttatattcgaGTGGTAAAACAAAGGTAAGTGGTGTTATATcaagtttttttaattcttcagTATTTTGCGCTTTTCCATATAGCTTTTTTAgcctttttatattcttggCTAGTAGGTCTTTACGAGTCAGCTAAAGTAAAATTGGAAAAACACATGCATGGTATGTATATATCTCATCTGACTAACCATGAATACATACACATTAATGTATAATTAAACCTTTGTTTGGAAATCACCAAAAATGGTAaatgcaaataaaatatgtgcaCACACAATTTGCAAtgctttaaaaataaatttattaaggGAAGTAATTCTTTCTATCCCTCCCcccatttattataatttatccATTTTACTCACTTCATAGTAATTCCTAAAATGATTGACATATTGATCATTTTTAAGGGAGAGAGTGTCATATACTTCATTTATCCAATCCTTTTCAGACCAGCATAAATTCCATTCCGTTTCACTAgtaacgaaaaaaaaatatatgttttattttttctattttttaattatattttcacatataaaaacaattgattaatacatttgttgataatatcaaaataaCACAACAGTTTCAAtgaacataatatatagtaCTGTGTAGTGAGCTCCCATTCCCTGTGCAAAAACACATCATAAATTGTATTACGAAAATCCGttctaaattttataaccctagcaaaaaa
Encoded here:
- a CDS encoding tubulin--tyrosine ligase, putative; translation: MSIYFRELFPSNKVIKFRTDFRNTIYDVFLHREWELTTHETEWNLCWSEKDWINEVYDTLSLKNDQYVNHFRNYYELTRKDLLAKNIKRLKKLYGKAQNTEELKKLDITPLTFVLPLEYKIFLEEYKKKSNRVWIMKPIGKSQGKGIFLFDKISQIKDWSNGAKNRISEDRARENEKDKEKVKDRDKDKDKDKGKENERDKLELYVAQEYIPNPLLIGGKKFDIRLYALILSYYPLTIYIHRSGFARFSHRYFKNEKNNINDITMHLTNVAIQKNAEGYDDNVGGKWFIRELFIYMINRYGYNKIMDLIKNIENCIIQSFLAVHKIIINDKHCFELYGFDILIDNNLKPWLIEVNSSPSFSSNTKEDYNLKFNILDELMTLINIEKYNISQMDRIGDFDCIYRNGEPINNLNPYNFHSYLGANLSGSEHLKQIAKSIKQNLNEKNISINK